Proteins encoded by one window of Primulina huaijiensis isolate GDHJ02 chromosome 1, ASM1229523v2, whole genome shotgun sequence:
- the LOC140982408 gene encoding VIN3-like protein 2 yields the protein MDALSLEALMYDSSKCRQLSTEQKRELVYELSKWSEGASEMLQAWSRQEILQVLCAELGKERKYTGLTKSKIIEQLLKIIHEKKAQELGTASVLETDKSLDNCERTPKRQRKSDHPNSLPLSPDACLENTIYCKNSACKAKLNSDDVFCKRCSCCICRQYDDNKDPSLWLICNSDPPFLDMACSMSCHLECALRHEKSGISKDRQGKGLDGSFRCVSCGKVNDLLGSWRKQLVVARDTRRVDILCYRLSLGQKMLDGTKIYPNLYEIVDGAVKNLEEDVGPLTGLPVKKARGIVNRLSSGPEIQRVCAFAVESLDLILANRVSYTPEKLVKFEDLHASSVTVILDSDDSNLRNVSSYTLWHRKVDDADYPLEPTCRLFEPKIKFLISGLTPATHYLLKVVPLITGRETVFCELQFHTRNSQDEVLNLNSTSSEVERSQSPATNCSISNPSSVEDETNNENRRDNYPPFCDNTDKTATTNLLHDKETTEDVISFLDEDPMGNDEALNVRNKEPPSGHMVEDTRCDNGSKTPCRASLECVPYVDSSETGLPITPSKMESMKDVNGRSNRTKINEKDVEIALKKRSGETGDEQSNGIGDKEFEYYVKVIRWLECEGHIDTTFRQKFLTWYSMRATSREVRVVKVFIDTFIEDPSSLAAQLVDTFNEVVSNKRCAAVPHGFCMKLWH from the exons ATGGATGCCTTGTCTTTGGAGG CATTGATGTATGATTCATCAAAGTGCCGTCAGTTGAGTACGGAGCAAAAGAGAGAGCTTGTCTATGAGCTGTCAAAATGGTCTGAAGGGGCCTCAGAAATGCTGCAAGCTTGGAGCCGTCAGGAGATACTGCAGGTCCTTTGCGCTGAGCTTGGAAAGGAAAGGAAGTACACTGGCTTAACTAAATCGAAAATAATTGAACAACTTCTGAAAATCATACATGAGAAAAAAGCTCAGGAGCTTGGAACTGCAAGTGTTTTGGAAACAGATAAATCATTAGACAATTGCGAAAGAACTCCAAAAAGGCAACGGAAATCCGACCATCCTAATAGCCTGCCTCTTAGCCCTGATGCCTGTTTGGAAAATACAATATACTGCAAAAACTCGGCTTGCAAAGCTAAACTGAATAGTGATGACGTGTTTTGCAAACGGTGTTCGTGCTGCATTTGTCGCCAATATGATGATAATAAAGACCCAAGCCTTTGGTTAATTTGCAACTCAGATCCTCCCTTTCTTGATATGGCTTGTAGCATGTCGTGCCATCTTGAATGTGCCTTACGACATGAAAAGTCAGGTATTTCAAAAGATAGGCAGGGTAAGGGACTCGATGGCAGTTTCCGTTGTGTATCTTGTGGTAAAGTGAATGACTTGCTTGG TTCTTGGAGAAAGCAACTGGTAGTGGCGAGAGATACGAGGCGGGTGGACATATTGTGCTATAGACTCTCCTTAGGCCAAAAGATGCTTGATGGTACTAAAATCTACCCGAATCTGTATGAAATTGTCGATGGAGCAGTGAAAAACCTCGAAGAAGATGTAGGTCCTCTAACTGGTTTACCCGTGAAGAAGGCTAGAGGGATTGTGAATAGACTCTCATCTGGCCCAGAAATTCAGAGAGTGTGCGCATTTGCTGTTGAGtctcttgacttgatccttgctAACAGAGTGTCTTACACACCTG AAAAGCTGGTTAAATTCGAAGATCTACATGCGTCATCAGTTACAGTGATTCTTGATTCTGATGATTCGAATCTCAGAAACGTCTCAAGTTACACCCTATGGCATCGGAAAGTTGATGATGCAGATTATCCTCTGGAACCAACTTGCAGATTGTTTGAACCAAAGATTAAGTTTCTTATATCTGGTCTCACTCCTGCAACACATTATCTCCTCAAAGTTGTTCCCCTCATCACTGGTAGAGAAACTGTATTCTGCGAACTCCAGTTCCACACCAGAAATTCCCAAGACGAGGTTCTAAATTTGAACTCTACGAGCTCGGAAGTAGAAAGAAGCCAAAGCCCAGCAACCAACTGTAGCATCTCAAATCCTTCTTCAGTCGAAGATGAGACTAACAACGAGAACAGAAGGGATAATTACCCTCCGTTTTGTGATAATACTGATAAAACCGCTACTACAAACTTACTACACGATAAGGAGACCACAGAAGATGTTATCTCTTTCTTGGATGAAGATCCTATGGGAAACGACGAGGCTTTGAACGTTAGGAACAAGGAGCCGCCCAGTGGCCATATGGTTGAGGATACAAGATGTGATAATGGTTCCAAAACACCTTGTCGTGCTAGCTTGGAATGTGTTCCATACGTGGATAGTTCAGAAACTGGCTTGCCTATCACTCCGTCCAAGATGGAGAGCATGAAAGACGTAAATGGAAGGAGCAATAGaacaaaaattaatgaaaaagatgTCGAAATAGCGCTCAAGAAGAGAAGTGGAGAAACGGGAGACGAGCAAAGTAATGGCATAGGTGACAAGGAGTTTGAGTACTACGTGAAAGTGATCCGATGGTTGGAGTGTGAGGGTCACATAGATACAACGTTTAGACAGAAATTCTTGACGTGGTATAGCATGAGAGCGACATCTCGGGAGGTAAGGGTCGTGAAGGTTTTTATCGATACATTTATCGAGGATCCTTCATCTCTCGCCGCACAACTTGTGGACACCTTTAATGAAGTTGTTTCTAACAAAAGATGCGCTGCAGTTCCCCATGGATTTTGCATGAAGCTTTGGCACTGA